The Rouxiella sp. WC2420 region GCTGTATGCTCCAAACCGTTTTGTCCTCGATTGGGTGCGCGACAAATACTTAAACAACATTAACGGTCTGTTGAATGATTTTTGTGGCACGGATGCGCCTTTATTACGTTTTGAGGTTGGCAGCAAGCCAATGGTTCAACGTGTTAACGAAACCGTTGCTGCCGCCGTGAGTTCTCCGGTTGCGGCTCGTACAATCCCGCGTGCTGCACCTTCACGACCAAGCTGGGACAGTTCTCCTGCTCAGCCGGAGCTTTCATATCGCTCAAACGTAAACCCTAAACATACTTTCGACAACTTTGTAGAAGGTAAGTCGAACCAGTTAGCGCGTGCAGCAGCTCGTCAGGTGGCAGACAATCCTGGTGGCGCGTATAACCCACTGTTTTTATACGGTGGTACCGGTCTCGGTAAAACGCACCTTTTACACGCCGTTGGCAATGGTATTATGGCCCGTAAAGCCAATGCCAAAGTGGTTTATATGCATTCCGAGCGTTTCGTGCAGGATATGGTGAAAGCCCTGCAAAATAACGCTATTGAAGAGTTCAAGCGTTACTATCGCTCGGTCGATGCACTGCTTATCGATGACATCCAATTCTTTGCCAACAAAGAACGCTCGCAGGAAGAATTCTTCCATACCTTTAACGCCCTGCTGGAAGGCAATCAGCAGATCATTCTGACCTCTGACCGTTATCCGAAAGAGATTAACGGTGTTGAAGATCGTCTGAAGTCGCGATTTGGCTGGGGATTAACGGTTGCTATTGAACCGCCAGAGCTGGAAACCCGCGTGGCTATCCTGATGAAAAAGGCCGACGAGAACGACATTCGTCTACCTGGTGAAGTCGCTTTCTTTATTGCCAAGCGTCTGCGTTCCAATGTGCGTGAGTTGGAAGGCGCATTGAACCGCGTTATCGCTAATGCCAACTTTACTGGTCGCGCCATTACTATCGACTTCGTCCGCGAAGCGTTGCGCGACCTGCTTGCCTTGCAAGAAAAACTGGTCACCATTGATAATATTCAGAAAACAGTGGCCGAGTATTATAAGATTAAGGTCGCAGACCTGCTCTCCAAGCGGCGATCCCGTTCGGTTGCCCGTCCTCGTCAGATGGCGATGGCGCTGGCAAAAGAGCTTACCAACCACAGCCTGCCAGAAATCGGCGATGCGTTCGGTGGTCGTGACCATACTACGGTGTTGCATGCCTGCCGCAAGATCGAGCAGCTGCGTGAAGAAAGCCATGACATCAAAGAAGATTTCTCTAACTTAATCAGGACACTATCCTCCTAGCGCTATGAA contains the following coding sequences:
- the dnaA gene encoding chromosomal replication initiator protein DnaA, yielding MSLSLWQQCLARLQDELPATEFSMWIRPLQAELSDNTLALYAPNRFVLDWVRDKYLNNINGLLNDFCGTDAPLLRFEVGSKPMVQRVNETVAAAVSSPVAARTIPRAAPSRPSWDSSPAQPELSYRSNVNPKHTFDNFVEGKSNQLARAAARQVADNPGGAYNPLFLYGGTGLGKTHLLHAVGNGIMARKANAKVVYMHSERFVQDMVKALQNNAIEEFKRYYRSVDALLIDDIQFFANKERSQEEFFHTFNALLEGNQQIILTSDRYPKEINGVEDRLKSRFGWGLTVAIEPPELETRVAILMKKADENDIRLPGEVAFFIAKRLRSNVRELEGALNRVIANANFTGRAITIDFVREALRDLLALQEKLVTIDNIQKTVAEYYKIKVADLLSKRRSRSVARPRQMAMALAKELTNHSLPEIGDAFGGRDHTTVLHACRKIEQLREESHDIKEDFSNLIRTLSS